The following nucleotide sequence is from Patescibacteria group bacterium.
AACCTTTCAACCGGCAAAGTCGTACACTTCGCGCTTGATTTTGGCACTCAGGAATCACTGGAAAAAACAATGGTAATTGGCGACAGTCTGACGATTACCCAGCGCAAAGCGTTGATTACTCATCTGAAGTCCAGAATATCCTTGATCAATCTGCAGTTCAAAAAAGTCGGAAGTAATTCTTTTCCTCCAACTTACTCCTTTAATTTCCCGGTAAAAGCAGGGGTATGCGAAGGAACGGTGGAAATTGATTCCGGTTCGTATTATGTGGAGTGCTACGCTTATGGAAAAATCAAAGTCGGAACCGATTCAGTATCCATAACCGATTTCCAGTATCAATCCCGCTCTCCGGTGGGAATTGGCGCTACTGATACCACCGATTTGAACATCAGTCTTTATGCTAATGGCTACTACAACTTTGGTCTTTTGCTCACAAACGGATCGACCCCGCTCAATGGCGTCCTTGATAGTTTGCTGGGCCAGGGTGTCGTCAACGGATATTCAAGCATGTCCGGACAGCCCGTGGCGGTAAATGGTTATGTAACCTACGTATTTTTTTACCCTGTTAAGAAGAATTTTAATTTTTATTATGGCGGGAAAAAGTACGTTGGCTTGTTTGACATTACCAAGGGATTTGATGACGACATAGTTGAAGTGTCGGTAACAGAAGTCAAGCAGATGGCAGTGAACACTTCCGTCTCTTTCGTTGACGACGCGCCTCTTGCCATAACGAGTATTTATCCAAAGCCTGGTGATACGATTGTTTCTGCAAGTACTACAAATACTAATTTAATTGTTCATTTTAATCATCAGCTGGCGAGTTTCTTCGAAATGCCCAATCAGGATTTTTCGATCGAAGAAGTGGCGCCAGGAGTGGCAATTGATGTGGGAACTGTCGGTACAAGATTACAGGAAAACGGCGAGTCGGTTTACGGTGACATGATGTCGCTTGGTGTCACTTTAAAGCCAGGTATGCAGTATATTTGCCGGATTTCAAAAGTCGTTGATGAATATGGCAATGTTCTCGCCGAAGGCGCGCGCTGGAAGTTCGCTACCAAGCCATAATTCAATTGTTATCGTACATTCTTTCCCCGCAGATTCAGATGGATCTGCGGGGCTTTTATTTTATAATTCCCCTCTAGAGAGGGGTGGACCGACGCCTCGTCGGGACGGGGTGTGTTATCTGTATTCGAGGATTTTTTTAAATTATTCGAAGATATTGAAATATTCTACATTTTAATATACTATATGATTACATTATCATATCTGATTCCGAGTCAGATATTTATTAAATAATCGATGAAGACCCGAACTGGAGAGTTCGCATATCCGCCCCAGGCGGACCCGCCTTGGGCGGGGTGGTCTTCAGTCGAGACAACCAACAAATAATACAAACACTACTTTGGGAGAGTTCGCATAGTGGTCTAGTGCACATGCTTGCCTGTCCCGCAGCCCCAAAGGGGCGCCCGCGGGAGAAAACGATTGTATGTATAAAATATATATTTTACAAAGCAGTAAAACGAAACGTTATTATATCGGCCAGACTGAGAATTTGACTGAAAGGATTTTGAGGCATAATTCCGGGGTTGTAAGGTCAACTAAAAATGGTTTGCCATGGGATATTATTTATACCGAAGATCATAAAAGCAGGACGGATGCTTTAAAACGCGAAAAAGAGATTAAAAGTTATAAGGGGGGCATTAAATTTAAAAAGTTGCTAGGATTATTCAAAGAATAAAAATTGGAGAGTTCGCATAGTGGTCTAGTGCACACGCTTGGA
It contains:
- a CDS encoding GIY-YIG nuclease family protein; translated protein: MYKIYILQSSKTKRYYIGQTENLTERILRHNSGVVRSTKNGLPWDIIYTEDHKSRTDALKREKEIKSYKGGIKFKKLLGLFKE